The following proteins are encoded in a genomic region of Terriglobales bacterium:
- a CDS encoding aldo/keto reductase gives MPSNNAWSRRDFLASAAIGAIASTKIASGLASKAGAEEKRGSMQYRTLGRTGEKVSIVGIGGFHLGVPDEKEAIRIVRTALDNGVNFLDNSWDYNEGKSEIRMGKALRDGYRQKAFLMTKVDGQTKKSAAQQLDESLKRLQTDHLDLWQFHEVIRMGDPDRIFGAGGGMEAALEAKKAGKIRYIGFTGHKSPDVHLKMLSTGFKHNFTFDTVQMPLNVMDAHFNSFGKKVLPMLLEHKIGVLGMKPMGDKLILNSHTVTPIECLHYAMNLPTSVVITGCDSMEILQQALKAAREFHPLSQSEVAALLAKTDKSAQKGEFELYKTSDQFDSTAHNPEWLG, from the coding sequence ATGCCCAGCAATAACGCTTGGTCGCGGCGGGACTTCCTGGCAAGCGCAGCCATCGGCGCGATTGCCTCCACAAAAATCGCCTCGGGATTGGCATCAAAAGCGGGAGCTGAAGAGAAGAGAGGCAGCATGCAATATCGGACGCTTGGCAGAACCGGCGAAAAGGTCTCGATCGTCGGAATTGGTGGTTTTCACCTTGGAGTCCCCGACGAGAAGGAAGCCATCCGCATTGTGCGCACTGCACTCGACAACGGCGTCAACTTTCTCGACAACAGTTGGGATTACAACGAAGGTAAGAGCGAGATTCGCATGGGAAAGGCGCTGCGCGACGGATATCGGCAGAAAGCATTCCTGATGACCAAGGTTGACGGCCAGACCAAAAAGTCCGCCGCCCAGCAGTTGGACGAATCGCTGAAGCGGCTGCAGACCGACCACCTCGACCTCTGGCAGTTTCATGAAGTGATCCGCATGGGAGATCCGGACCGTATCTTCGGCGCCGGCGGCGGCATGGAAGCTGCCCTGGAAGCTAAGAAGGCCGGCAAGATTCGATACATCGGATTCACCGGCCACAAGAGTCCAGACGTCCATCTGAAAATGCTGAGCACCGGCTTTAAACACAATTTCACCTTCGATACGGTGCAGATGCCTCTCAATGTAATGGACGCACACTTCAACAGCTTCGGAAAGAAAGTCCTACCCATGCTTCTGGAACACAAAATCGGGGTGCTCGGAATGAAGCCGATGGGTGACAAGCTGATCCTGAACAGCCACACCGTCACACCTATCGAGTGCCTGCACTACGCCATGAATCTGCCCACTAGCGTGGTAATTACCGGGTGCGATTCCATGGAAATCCTGCAGCAGGCTTTGAAAGCCGCCCGCGAGTTCCATCCCTTGAGCCAGTCCGAAGTGGCCGCGCTTCTGGCCAAGACCGACAAGTCCGCGCAGAAAGGAGAGTTCGAGCTCTACAAGACCAGCGACCAGTTCGACTCCACCGCTCACAATCCGGAGTGGCTCGGATAG
- a CDS encoding DUF6496 domain-containing protein has translation MPDEETIERAQEDAREGKSPSTQAGEFVREEIHHIREGKHGAASTKQAIAIGLSKARRAGVKLKPPAKGKASSRTRKQASRDLKKGKSSRRRKTNPKRSRAVSRALKKKPRSAASRQSLSRQARSAARRRRAA, from the coding sequence ATGCCAGACGAAGAGACCATTGAACGAGCGCAGGAAGACGCGCGGGAAGGGAAGTCCCCAAGCACGCAAGCCGGTGAGTTTGTGCGCGAGGAGATTCATCACATCCGCGAGGGAAAACACGGAGCGGCTTCAACCAAGCAGGCAATTGCGATTGGGCTTTCCAAGGCCCGGCGCGCCGGAGTGAAACTGAAACCACCGGCCAAAGGCAAGGCGTCGTCGCGTACCCGCAAGCAGGCGAGCCGCGATCTGAAGAAGGGTAAGAGCTCTCGGCGGCGTAAGACCAATCCCAAGCGGTCGCGTGCAGTGTCGCGTGCTTTGAAGAAGAAACCGCGGAGCGCGGCCTCGCGGCAATCGCTCTCACGCCAGGCCCGCAGCGCTGCCCGGCGGCGGAGGGCGGCATAG
- a CDS encoding methyltransferase domain-containing protein, translating into MAKARGRPILGGVTVEKAGASREWNSEVYHRVSSPQVGWGEKVLSRLRLRGDETVIDAGCGTGRLTEQLLELLPRGHVIAVDLSQNMLREAREHLQPRFDGRVSFVLSDVQELPLSGVADAVFSTAAFHWIRDHDQLFRSLFSGLRPGGWLEAQCGGGPNLAKLLARAEKLMHRSPFADFFADWQSPWEFAGAETTADRLRNAGFIEIRSWLESAPVVLSDAQHYREFLPSVIFRRHMECIPDPDLRTLFVDELTRAAEDDNPPFTLDYWRLNLSARRPK; encoded by the coding sequence TTGGCGAAAGCGCGCGGCCGACCTATATTGGGAGGCGTGACCGTCGAAAAGGCCGGCGCTTCCCGCGAGTGGAACTCCGAGGTCTATCACCGCGTTTCGTCGCCGCAGGTCGGGTGGGGAGAGAAGGTGCTCTCCCGGCTGCGCCTTCGCGGCGACGAAACTGTTATTGACGCCGGTTGCGGCACCGGGCGACTTACGGAACAGTTGTTAGAGCTTCTTCCCCGCGGTCACGTCATCGCGGTCGACCTTTCGCAAAATATGTTGCGCGAGGCGCGCGAGCATCTACAGCCCCGCTTCGATGGGCGAGTGTCTTTTGTGCTGTCGGATGTTCAGGAGCTGCCCCTCTCTGGGGTCGCAGATGCTGTTTTTAGCACTGCTGCGTTTCATTGGATCAGAGACCACGACCAATTATTTCGCAGCCTTTTTTCCGGGCTTCGGCCAGGTGGCTGGTTGGAAGCACAGTGCGGTGGCGGGCCCAATCTTGCGAAATTGCTGGCGCGGGCGGAAAAGCTGATGCATCGGTCGCCGTTCGCAGATTTCTTTGCCGACTGGCAATCTCCCTGGGAATTCGCGGGCGCCGAAACCACTGCGGACCGGCTCCGCAACGCGGGATTTATCGAAATCCGAAGCTGGCTGGAATCCGCGCCGGTCGTGCTCTCCGACGCACAGCACTACCGTGAGTTCCTGCCCAGCGTGATTTTCCGTCGCCACATGGAGTGTATTCCGGATCCTGACCTGCGGACGCTGTTCGTAGACGAACTTACCCGCGCTGCCGAGGACGATAATCCGCCCTTCACCCTCGACTATTGGCGCCTCAACCTCAGCGCCCGCCGGCCAAAGTAG
- the cutA gene encoding divalent-cation tolerance protein CutA, translating into MTDKRIVLSTAGSQAEAEKIAQALVERGIAACVNVVPVHSVYRWQGKVESAAEFLLIIKTTAARYAQVETAIRELHSYDLPESVQIPIEAGSDKYLEWIADSVK; encoded by the coding sequence ATGACCGACAAAAGAATTGTTCTCTCCACTGCCGGTTCGCAAGCTGAGGCGGAAAAGATCGCGCAGGCGTTGGTGGAGCGGGGGATAGCGGCTTGTGTGAATGTCGTGCCCGTCCATTCGGTCTACCGTTGGCAGGGGAAGGTAGAGAGCGCTGCTGAATTCCTGCTGATCATCAAGACCACGGCGGCCCGCTACGCGCAGGTGGAGACCGCGATTCGCGAGTTACATTCTTATGATTTGCCGGAATCTGTGCAGATACCGATCGAAGCGGGCAGTGATAAGTATCTGGAGTGGATTGCTGATTCCGTCAAATAG
- a CDS encoding phosphoglucomutase/phosphomannomutase family protein: MALPIKFGTSGWRAVMAEDFTFANVRRAVTGIARYVLSEKPSGACIIVGRDPRFLGEAFCSLAAEILTRHGIRPLLASEAAPTPAIAFEVIRLQTDGAINFTASHNPPEYNGIKFSTPDGAPALPEVTKKIEAEIAAADSGGAPSTAQTSTPAESRTIDVRPAYLTRLAEIVDLNSIKKAGLRIGFDPFYGAAREYPDRLLEQDGISVATVHNYRDVLFGGHAPEPDDHLLSMLRDKMREIKAHIGIATDGDADRFGILDQDGTFIQPNYIIALLFDYLVETRGWRNGVAKSVATTNLINAIADKQKIELHETPVGFKYIGELIKQDKICIGGEESAGLSIRYHVPEKDGILAGLLCCEMVARRGKPLQQQLRELFGKVGSFYPRRENFRLTPEVKQKFTTKLSSEPREVFGHKVEQVVRTDGLKLVLDDGSWVCYRLSGTEPVVRVYAEARTAEGLDKLMAAAEKWIFE; the protein is encoded by the coding sequence ATGGCTTTGCCGATCAAGTTCGGGACTTCAGGATGGCGCGCCGTAATGGCCGAAGACTTCACCTTTGCCAACGTGCGCCGAGCCGTGACCGGCATTGCGCGCTATGTCCTCTCGGAAAAACCGAGCGGAGCGTGCATCATTGTGGGCCGCGATCCGCGTTTTCTGGGCGAAGCTTTTTGCAGCCTCGCTGCGGAGATTCTCACCCGACACGGGATCAGGCCGCTACTTGCCTCCGAGGCTGCTCCCACTCCCGCCATCGCCTTCGAAGTCATACGCCTGCAGACCGACGGGGCGATTAATTTCACCGCCTCCCACAATCCGCCGGAATACAACGGCATAAAATTTTCCACGCCGGATGGCGCTCCGGCGTTGCCAGAGGTCACCAAGAAGATTGAGGCGGAGATCGCGGCGGCGGACTCCGGCGGCGCTCCGAGCACGGCTCAAACCTCCACCCCTGCCGAGTCCCGGACCATTGACGTTCGTCCCGCCTACCTCACGCGACTCGCCGAAATCGTAGATCTGAATTCCATAAAAAAAGCGGGCCTTCGTATTGGCTTCGATCCCTTTTACGGCGCCGCGCGTGAGTACCCCGATCGCCTGCTTGAGCAGGACGGCATCAGCGTGGCCACCGTTCACAACTACCGCGACGTTCTCTTCGGGGGGCACGCTCCCGAACCGGACGACCACTTGCTTTCCATGCTGCGCGACAAAATGCGCGAGATCAAAGCCCACATCGGCATCGCTACCGATGGCGATGCTGACCGCTTTGGCATCCTCGACCAGGATGGGACCTTCATTCAACCCAATTACATCATCGCTCTACTCTTCGATTACCTGGTGGAGACCCGCGGCTGGCGCAACGGTGTGGCAAAGTCGGTTGCCACTACCAACCTCATCAACGCCATCGCCGACAAACAAAAGATCGAGCTCCACGAGACGCCAGTCGGCTTCAAATACATCGGCGAACTGATCAAGCAGGACAAGATCTGCATTGGCGGCGAGGAGAGTGCCGGACTTTCCATCCGTTATCACGTGCCGGAAAAAGACGGAATTCTCGCGGGATTGCTTTGCTGTGAGATGGTGGCCCGCCGCGGCAAGCCACTGCAGCAACAATTACGTGAACTATTTGGCAAAGTTGGTTCCTTTTATCCCCGGCGCGAGAACTTCCGCTTGACGCCGGAGGTGAAACAGAAGTTCACTACAAAGCTGAGTTCCGAGCCGCGCGAAGTTTTCGGTCATAAAGTAGAGCAGGTGGTCCGCACCGACGGATTAAAGCTGGTGCTCGACGACGGCTCGTGGGTGTGCTATCGCCTTTCCGGCACGGAGCCGGTGGTGCGGGTGTATGCCGAAGCGCGGACTGCGGAAGGCTTAGACAAACTAATGGCTGCAGCGGAGAAATGGATATTCGAATAA
- a CDS encoding septum formation initiator family protein → MDIRIKFQSGEASTQRAAAIARALYLRRRKLATGGIGVLAMWLGLHVIFGANGMVVYQQKRSEYGSLQVELKQLQQENDRYMHEIQALKSDPQAIEKEAREQLRYARPGEVVYVVPESRRDLPPTNSARK, encoded by the coding sequence ATGGATATTCGAATAAAGTTCCAATCTGGGGAAGCTTCCACCCAACGCGCAGCGGCAATTGCCCGAGCTCTCTACCTGCGCCGGCGCAAGCTGGCCACCGGCGGTATCGGAGTGCTGGCCATGTGGCTGGGACTGCACGTCATCTTCGGCGCCAATGGGATGGTCGTGTACCAACAAAAGCGCTCGGAATACGGCAGCTTGCAGGTTGAGCTTAAACAATTACAACAAGAAAACGACCGCTACATGCACGAAATCCAGGCACTGAAGTCCGATCCCCAGGCCATTGAAAAAGAGGCACGCGAACAATTGCGCTATGCGCGGCCTGGAGAAGTGGTTTACGTGGTCCCGGAATCCCGGCGTGACCTGCCTCCCACAAATTCCGCAAGAAAATAA
- a CDS encoding helix-turn-helix domain-containing protein — MTKSQFHRITKALADPMRYQILSRIAAQDELACMNLRCDLPISAATLSYHLKELSRAGLINLRKTSKFMHMKVRKKVWNDYLATLSKL, encoded by the coding sequence GTGACCAAATCGCAATTCCACCGAATTACCAAAGCTTTGGCCGATCCCATGCGGTACCAGATCCTCTCCCGTATCGCCGCCCAGGATGAGCTCGCGTGCATGAACCTGCGCTGCGATTTGCCCATCAGTGCCGCCACGCTCTCCTACCATCTTAAGGAATTGAGCCGGGCGGGGTTGATTAACCTACGGAAGACTTCGAAGTTTATGCACATGAAAGTGCGGAAAAAGGTCTGGAACGACTACCTCGCCACCCTCTCCAAACTTTAG
- a CDS encoding glucose 1-dehydrogenase gives MGKLTGKVVVVTGASKGIGAAIAAKLGSEGANVVVNYSTDKAGAEKVVKAVEANGGKAVAVQADVSKQDQVKKLFQETKKAYGTVDVLVNNAGIYDLKPLEAIDEQHFRKHFDTNVLGLLLATQEAAAIIGDKGGSIINISSIVSKTPPAGASVYSATKGAVDVITRSLAQELGPRKIRVNTLAPGATDTEGVRTMLSQNHNTDFQDYVVSRTPLGRMGTSEDIASAALFLASEDSGWITGEELLVGGGLRL, from the coding sequence ATGGGTAAGCTCACAGGAAAAGTTGTGGTCGTAACCGGGGCCTCGAAGGGAATTGGCGCAGCCATCGCGGCAAAGCTGGGTTCTGAAGGCGCCAACGTGGTGGTGAATTACTCCACGGACAAAGCCGGCGCAGAAAAAGTTGTCAAAGCTGTTGAAGCCAATGGCGGCAAGGCAGTGGCTGTCCAGGCCGATGTCTCCAAACAGGACCAGGTAAAAAAGCTCTTTCAGGAGACCAAGAAGGCGTACGGAACGGTTGATGTCCTGGTGAACAATGCCGGCATTTATGATTTGAAACCTCTGGAGGCCATAGACGAGCAGCATTTCCGCAAGCATTTTGACACCAACGTGCTTGGGCTTTTGCTGGCCACGCAAGAGGCTGCGGCGATTATCGGCGACAAAGGCGGCTCCATTATCAACATCAGTTCCATAGTCTCCAAAACTCCACCTGCAGGCGCTTCTGTGTATAGCGCGACCAAAGGAGCCGTGGATGTGATCACTCGTTCCTTAGCTCAAGAGCTCGGGCCGCGCAAGATTCGTGTGAACACTCTAGCTCCCGGCGCCACCGACACTGAAGGCGTTCGGACCATGCTAAGTCAAAATCACAACACGGATTTCCAGGACTATGTCGTGAGTCGCACTCCACTCGGCCGCATGGGTACATCGGAGGACATTGCCAGCGCGGCACTTTTCCTGGCCTCTGAAGACTCGGGCTGGATCACAGGGGAGGAGCTGTTGGTTGGCGGGGGGCTGCGCTTGTAA
- a CDS encoding thiazole synthase, giving the protein MDALVIAGRQFHSRLIVGTGKYKSFQETARAIEASGAEMVTVAVRRVNLDRSKESLLDYIDAEKYFLLPNTAGCYSADEAIRAARLAREVGLSDWVKLEVIGDERTLYPDVQATLEATRVLVKEGFTVLPYTSDDIVVAKRLIDAGAAAVMPLGAPIGSGMGIQNQANIRILREMITGVPLIVDAGVGTASDAAIGMELGADAVLMNSGIANAQEPVLMAEAMKNAVIAGRTAYLAGRMTKKLYATASSPLEGVAR; this is encoded by the coding sequence ATGGACGCCTTAGTCATCGCCGGACGGCAATTTCACTCGCGGCTTATCGTCGGCACCGGAAAATACAAGTCATTCCAGGAAACTGCGCGGGCCATCGAGGCCAGTGGCGCGGAGATGGTGACGGTAGCCGTGCGCCGGGTGAATCTGGACCGCAGCAAGGAATCGCTGCTCGACTACATTGACGCGGAAAAATACTTTCTGCTGCCCAACACTGCCGGGTGCTACAGCGCCGACGAGGCCATTCGGGCCGCGCGCCTGGCGCGCGAAGTAGGCCTTTCAGACTGGGTAAAGCTGGAGGTGATCGGCGACGAGCGCACCCTCTATCCCGACGTGCAGGCGACGCTCGAGGCGACTCGCGTCCTGGTAAAGGAAGGCTTTACCGTTCTTCCCTACACCTCAGATGACATTGTGGTTGCGAAGCGGCTGATTGATGCAGGCGCGGCCGCGGTCATGCCCCTTGGCGCACCTATCGGCAGCGGCATGGGAATCCAGAACCAGGCCAACATTCGCATCCTTCGCGAAATGATTACCGGTGTTCCGCTGATTGTTGACGCCGGTGTGGGAACCGCGTCCGACGCGGCCATAGGCATGGAACTGGGCGCCGATGCCGTGCTGATGAATTCTGGCATCGCCAACGCTCAGGAGCCGGTGCTGATGGCTGAAGCCATGAAAAATGCCGTGATTGCCGGACGAACGGCCTATCTCGCCGGCAGGATGACCAAAAAGCTGTATGCCACCGCAAGCTCGCCGCTGGAAGGCGTGGCGCGATAG
- a CDS encoding long-chain fatty acid--CoA ligase: protein MSLNTVNAIFYRVVERQSGHAMLSKQAGKWTPISSSEFYRAVAGVARALQDEGIGKGDRVAILSENRVEWAVADFATLLLGGVVVPIYCTLTSEQTAQLLNDAGVSVIFVSTADQLKKFLSIKDKTQVRKAVIMDDVGGTDAASMHLLMSAGPHERDGKLNERAASIGPDDLATIIYTSGTTGTPKGAMLTHGNLASNVEYSLRSFPFTEEDVYVSFLPLAHVTARHVDYSCFYHGITIAYCSFLDQLPATLLEVRPTMFVAVPRVYEKIYAQVQQKTRSGLKRAIYNWGIKVGHAHRDQTLNDRRPSSLSWRLANILLYSQVRKGMGGRGRIFFSGGAPLGRDLGEWFADLGIRIDEGYGLTETSPIMALNNPQAHKLGTVGKPLENVEVKIAEDGEILVRGPSVFKGYWNLPEETRNAFVDGWFKTGDIGALDNEGFLRVTDRKKDLLKTSGGKFIAPQPIEKALILNPMVGAAVVLGDRRKFPSVVIVPQFSILEDWAGANGIAFSSREELVANPKVRALYEGIVADLNRRLARYEQLKKFLLLPNEFSIADGTLTPSMKQRRHRIEELYRRQIEEMYAEPAVAALEARS from the coding sequence ATGAGTCTGAACACGGTCAACGCTATTTTCTACCGGGTAGTGGAGCGGCAATCCGGCCACGCCATGCTTTCCAAGCAAGCCGGAAAGTGGACCCCGATTTCATCCAGCGAGTTCTACCGTGCGGTGGCGGGAGTGGCGCGCGCACTGCAGGACGAGGGAATAGGTAAGGGCGACCGGGTCGCCATCCTGAGCGAAAATCGAGTGGAATGGGCGGTGGCGGATTTTGCCACCCTGCTGCTGGGCGGAGTGGTGGTGCCGATCTACTGCACCTTGACCTCGGAGCAGACGGCGCAGCTCCTGAATGACGCTGGCGTGAGCGTTATCTTCGTGTCTACGGCGGACCAGCTGAAGAAGTTTCTGTCCATCAAAGATAAGACCCAGGTACGAAAAGCCGTGATCATGGATGATGTCGGTGGGACAGATGCCGCGTCCATGCATCTCCTGATGAGCGCTGGGCCGCACGAGCGTGATGGCAAACTCAATGAGCGAGCCGCGAGCATCGGGCCCGATGACCTGGCCACCATTATCTACACGTCGGGCACAACCGGGACACCAAAAGGGGCGATGCTGACGCACGGCAACCTGGCTTCGAACGTGGAGTATTCGTTGCGCTCATTCCCCTTCACCGAGGAAGACGTTTATGTCTCGTTCTTGCCGCTAGCGCACGTAACTGCGCGCCACGTGGACTATTCCTGCTTCTATCATGGCATCACCATTGCGTACTGCTCGTTCCTTGATCAGTTGCCCGCAACCCTGCTGGAGGTCAGGCCGACAATGTTTGTTGCCGTTCCGCGGGTGTACGAGAAGATCTATGCCCAAGTGCAGCAGAAGACCCGCAGCGGGTTGAAGCGAGCGATCTATAACTGGGGAATAAAGGTTGGACACGCGCATCGCGACCAGACACTGAATGACCGCCGGCCGTCGTCGCTGAGCTGGAGGCTGGCGAATATTCTGCTTTATTCCCAAGTACGAAAAGGAATGGGCGGACGCGGTCGGATTTTTTTCTCGGGTGGTGCTCCGCTGGGCCGCGATCTCGGGGAGTGGTTTGCGGACCTCGGCATTCGCATTGACGAAGGCTACGGCCTCACTGAGACGTCCCCCATCATGGCACTGAACAATCCCCAGGCGCACAAGCTGGGAACGGTGGGCAAGCCGCTGGAGAATGTGGAAGTAAAGATTGCCGAGGATGGGGAGATTCTCGTCCGCGGGCCATCGGTTTTTAAGGGCTACTGGAACCTACCGGAAGAGACGCGCAACGCCTTTGTGGACGGCTGGTTCAAGACGGGCGACATTGGGGCGCTCGATAATGAAGGGTTTCTCAGGGTAACCGACCGCAAGAAAGACCTGCTTAAGACCTCCGGCGGAAAGTTCATCGCGCCCCAGCCCATAGAGAAGGCGTTGATATTGAATCCGATGGTAGGAGCTGCAGTCGTGCTGGGCGACCGGCGGAAATTTCCCTCGGTCGTAATTGTCCCGCAGTTTTCGATTTTGGAGGATTGGGCAGGCGCTAACGGCATAGCTTTTTCATCGCGGGAAGAACTGGTCGCGAACCCCAAAGTACGCGCGCTTTACGAAGGAATTGTGGCAGACTTAAACCGCCGACTCGCCCGTTACGAGCAGCTCAAGAAATTTTTGCTGCTGCCGAATGAGTTCTCAATTGCCGATGGAACCCTCACACCCAGCATGAAGCAGCGCCGTCACCGCATTGAGGAACTCTACCGTCGTCAGATCGAGGAGATGTATGCCGAGCCGGCGGTGGCAGCTTTGGAAGCCAGGTCTTGA
- a CDS encoding redoxin domain-containing protein has product MKAFQQNIGKLEAADTQVLGVSMDSPFSNFAFAQQTGVNFPLLGDWGGEVTRKYGLAKKEDVDGVSMETARRATFLIDKSGKIINEQVDREAVDPSKTVEACERHGHKN; this is encoded by the coding sequence ATGAAGGCTTTCCAGCAGAATATTGGCAAGCTGGAAGCCGCCGACACCCAGGTTCTGGGTGTGAGTATGGACAGCCCCTTCTCGAATTTTGCTTTCGCCCAACAAACCGGCGTCAATTTTCCCCTCTTGGGAGACTGGGGTGGGGAAGTCACCCGCAAGTACGGCCTCGCCAAGAAAGAGGACGTTGACGGTGTTTCCATGGAAACCGCCCGGCGAGCCACCTTCCTCATAGACAAGTCGGGCAAGATCATCAACGAGCAGGTGGATAGAGAGGCCGTCGATCCGAGCAAGACCGTCGAGGCGTGCGAGCGCCACGGTCACAAGAACTGA
- a CDS encoding threonine/serine dehydratase, whose translation MAVAQTNPSGSSSHLVRAVLQAEKLIRPHIRETPLEPSAYLSDAANCEVYLKLEHLQHTGSFKLRGAMNKVFSLSPEQLKAGIVAASTGNHGMAVSYAAQKRGLTPTIYMKGGASPDKVALIKSFGGKAEFYGDNPVDAENHAREISRQTGQVFISPYNDPQVIAGQGTLGVEIYRQLDSVDVVFVAVGGGGLISGMASYLKSVKPGVKVVGCWPENSRVMYECIKAGRVIDFPEQPTISDSTAGGVEDGAITVDLCRELIDDFVLVSEREIVDAMHLILRHERWMVEGAAGVAVAALLKRKSAYSGKKVVPLLCGRNIPFEKMKAVFEPAIHHQSQEGARG comes from the coding sequence ATGGCGGTCGCGCAGACTAATCCCAGCGGTAGCTCTTCCCATCTGGTAAGAGCCGTCTTACAGGCTGAGAAGTTGATCCGCCCACACATTCGGGAAACTCCACTCGAACCTTCGGCCTATTTGAGCGACGCCGCGAACTGCGAGGTTTACCTCAAATTAGAGCACCTGCAGCACACGGGATCGTTCAAATTGCGGGGTGCGATGAACAAGGTTTTCTCGCTCTCCCCTGAGCAACTGAAGGCAGGCATTGTTGCGGCTTCCACGGGAAACCACGGCATGGCAGTCTCCTACGCCGCACAAAAACGCGGTCTGACTCCCACCATTTACATGAAGGGTGGCGCCTCCCCCGATAAGGTCGCTCTGATCAAGTCCTTTGGTGGGAAGGCGGAATTCTACGGCGATAATCCGGTAGACGCCGAGAATCATGCGCGTGAGATCTCACGACAGACCGGCCAAGTCTTCATCTCGCCATACAACGACCCGCAAGTGATTGCCGGACAAGGCACCTTGGGGGTAGAAATCTATCGGCAGCTTGATTCCGTGGACGTGGTGTTTGTCGCAGTGGGTGGCGGTGGCCTGATTTCGGGAATGGCCAGCTATCTGAAGTCGGTAAAACCGGGAGTGAAGGTCGTGGGATGCTGGCCCGAAAATTCACGGGTGATGTATGAGTGCATCAAGGCCGGACGGGTGATTGATTTTCCCGAGCAGCCGACGATTTCTGATAGCACTGCGGGCGGTGTGGAGGATGGCGCGATCACAGTAGACCTTTGCCGCGAGTTGATTGACGATTTTGTGTTGGTCTCGGAGCGCGAAATTGTGGATGCCATGCACCTGATCTTGCGCCACGAGCGCTGGATGGTAGAGGGGGCCGCCGGTGTGGCGGTTGCGGCATTGCTGAAGCGGAAGTCGGCTTACTCGGGAAAGAAGGTGGTGCCGCTTCTTTGCGGGCGAAACATTCCGTTCGAGAAGATGAAGGCGGTGTTTGAACCGGCGATTCACCACCAAAGCCAGGAAGGAGCACGAGGTTAA
- a CDS encoding Gfo/Idh/MocA family oxidoreductase, with translation MAKLGVGVVGAGRMGRCHAENLRSRIPEAKLIAVADVDLEAARRLAADLEIEHSYPSVEALVERKDIDAVVIASPSKFHLAAVETAAAARKHILCEKPLAMTLEGVDAAIAAARKSHIVLQVGFMRRYDPAYSEAHRRIEAGEIGTPIIFKAIGRDREPPPLSFYKSGSGTLFLDSTIHEFDLARWLMRDEVLEVHAFGGMLANPEIAKLGELDAGIVNLRFEGGAIGNVESFRQSRYGYDIFTEVVGSKATLRIGYLRQTALSVLTADGVSHDVVDHFLVRFADAYLNEVRDFVQRILAEKPASVTGEDARKALAIALAADASQRQSRSVLVPPQMQTEMANSR, from the coding sequence ATGGCCAAATTAGGTGTAGGGGTGGTTGGGGCCGGGCGCATGGGAAGATGCCATGCTGAGAACCTGCGTTCCCGCATCCCAGAAGCGAAACTGATTGCGGTTGCCGACGTGGATCTGGAGGCTGCGCGTCGTCTGGCCGCGGACCTTGAGATTGAGCACTCCTATCCCAGCGTCGAGGCCTTGGTAGAACGCAAAGATATCGACGCGGTGGTTATCGCCTCGCCGTCAAAGTTTCACTTGGCTGCGGTCGAGACCGCCGCTGCAGCTCGCAAGCACATCCTGTGCGAAAAACCGCTGGCCATGACCCTGGAAGGGGTTGATGCCGCCATAGCTGCCGCCCGCAAAAGCCACATTGTTCTGCAGGTCGGGTTCATGCGCCGCTACGATCCCGCTTACAGTGAGGCCCATCGCCGGATCGAAGCGGGAGAGATCGGAACACCCATCATCTTTAAGGCAATTGGCCGCGATCGCGAACCGCCCCCACTCAGTTTTTATAAGTCGGGCAGCGGCACGTTGTTTCTGGATTCCACCATCCATGAGTTCGACCTCGCGCGATGGTTGATGCGCGATGAGGTGCTGGAAGTGCATGCCTTTGGCGGGATGCTGGCCAATCCTGAGATCGCCAAGCTGGGTGAACTGGACGCGGGAATCGTGAATCTGCGGTTTGAGGGCGGCGCCATCGGCAACGTCGAATCGTTCCGGCAGAGCCGCTACGGATACGACATTTTTACAGAAGTGGTGGGATCAAAAGCCACCCTCCGCATCGGCTATCTGCGCCAGACCGCTCTCAGCGTGTTGACCGCGGATGGAGTGAGCCACGACGTTGTGGACCACTTCCTGGTGCGGTTCGCCGACGCCTACTTGAACGAGGTGCGTGATTTCGTACAACGGATTTTGGCGGAGAAGCCGGCGAGCGTAACCGGAGAGGACGCGCGCAAGGCCCTGGCAATTGCATTGGCAGCCGATGCTTCTCAGCGACAGTCGCGTTCGGTGTTAGTGCCACCGCAGATGCAGACGGAGATGGCGAATTCCAGATAA